From the Papaver somniferum cultivar HN1 chromosome 2, ASM357369v1, whole genome shotgun sequence genome, the window GGTGCATTGCAGTATCTGACCTGGACAAGGCCAGAATTATCCTTTGCAGTTAACTTGGTCTGCCAACACATGCAGCATCCAAGAAACACTCATATGGATGCTGCAAAAAGGATACTGAGGTATGTAAAATGGACTTTGGGACATGGTCTTCACTTCACTACAGGCAACAGTTTTTTATTGGGtttttctgatgctgattgggctggcTGTGTGGATGATAGAAGATCCACTGGAGGTTACTGTATATTTCTTGGATCTAATGTCATTTCTTGTTCACCTAATAAACAGTCTACTATTGCCACATCCAATATTGAAGCATAATATATGACATTGGCTCATAGTGCAGCTGAAGTAGTTTGGATTTGATATATTCCGCAGGATCATCATGTTGCTTTGCTTAATATTCCTAGATTGGGTTGTGACAACATCAACTCGATCTATTTTTGGCTTCTAATCTTGTTATGCATTCCATGATGAAACATGTTCACTTGGGCTACGATTTTGTAAGGGAATTGGTACAATTTAACGCCTTAGATGTTTTCTATGTCAATACTCTTGACCAAATTGCTGATATCTTCACAAAGGGTTTGCATGTACCCAGATTTTCTATACTTAGAGACAAGCTTCATGTGGTTGCTTCACTCATTCGCTTGAGGGGGGATAATAAAATGCCTTGCAGTGGTGAAGTATAAGAACAAGAATGCAGTGCATATTAACATTTGAATATTCATTTCGCTCTTCCTGTCACACGTGTGATCAGAAAGCTGTATTTGACTTGTACTTGTGACACGCACCACACATGATTACTTAACCATTTTCTGTATTAATAATGTTTGTGAGAGTGTGTGTTTTATAATGAAACATTATCTCTCTGATGAGAGTTTGTCTCTTTACTGTAATCAATTCATTGCTGTTATCtttaacttttctttttctttattccaAATTAAAACATTTTCTCTGTTTATGGATTTGGTATTAGATTCCATcttaaccttttctttttctattATTCCAAACTCAAAAGTGATGAAGCATATTAGCATGCAGCGTCTCTATTGACAGATATATATGGAGAGAAACGGCTAGGACCCATTTGGTTAAGTTTAGTCCGATTTatatttgtttatgggtgaaaattatttctgttggttttggtaaatttgggtttttgtggatgagaaacgagtctaaaccctacacaaatgcactgcacgggagtactttagattcgagatatcaatctgtatagttctggcctaaaccaagaaatggtcgttccagacttgcttcggtcacaaagtgaaggagatggggttgatcttaaggagggaagcgaagaaggtgttgagattgtgaaggtgttggctgtttatgacttgtatcagaatgttgaactggcttgcatgatGTAAGCTATCCGTTCTGGGTGTTTCTGGATACcgtgttaacaacaacttggtttctcgtctgtgttgtttggaaataggttggagaacctatttattcaagtcattgagcgcaaccctcatctcgtaggaagggAGGAAGTAAAGtggtggagtagtggggtcgtgtaggtgattgtcacccGATCACGTATTTTCCCACTTTCCTcatcatcattaaccgtccaTGCTTCCTGAAACGTTCTCGTAGAGAGcgcgttgcacgccacacgctgtaaaccgctagaccaataccccagtaagtatcccccagtttgtgatatgtttgatgtctcgaatgagtgggtcaagtcatGGGACCCACCACAAGAAATAAcatttaggttaaataactaagtttttTAAGGattcgatattcatgaaatatcgtgtatgctccaTGCATCGTttcaagcaagcagctcaaaacaatcgatgtgcatgaagcatcgccATTTTAAatattgattgaataagtcgcggaataagcgtcttaaaatggcagcatgccCAACCATCTTTGAGTTATCGTTTGGAGGACGCATGGGCGTGCCACCATCTGGTCAATCACTCCCTGTGGCAGAGtagcggacggtgatcattgagaCGATTCATTGATCGTttaacttttaatccaagccgtccgaccaatcTGGAAAAGTTAGATgtacgagatgatttacgacacatgcTTACTGCCGTTGGATTTTAGTGTTTTTAGAGGTGTGCAAACAtctcctctttggcttgatcgaattcaagctaAGGCATTAGTTTTGGTGAGACCGACCAAACATACATGGAGATGGCTCGTTGGtgtgcatgcctacacctcttGGTCCTGTAaaggttcgatctaggccactcaatttgaccggcaaagatgagtggtcgtgatcgatttgcgacagaaacccATTGCCGCAAAGGGTTTATAGGCCGTGTGGTATGCCACATTttagcgcgcgtttcgaggcaccGGGCCATAGTCTGCCTAGACCTatcggtcacacgcaaaggtgttCCCACGACGATCAcgtcgacatccttgggacctcttgagtctatatctacaccctccgtttaggctggcgaagatggatggacgcgaacGAACTACGACAAAGGTGCAccgccacaaaccctaattagggttttgaaacagtcatgcACAGGTGACTTTagccatgtggggcccacgttgagCTGACAgtgaacgcatgtgcaccttcctgatggtcctaaatgcgatctaagacatccaaatacgttggctaagttggatggttgtgatcaatttaagacattagtggaattccGCGACCCTTAAAAGCATCACGTatgccatggtttgagcaatcgtttcattgaTCCATGGCCTTGCAGTGAGAAAACCTATCGGTGAGGGAGAAGTGGGCctgccaacgtgtgcgttagcgcttccctgatcattcatgggatgatctaatccgtccaaccatgctggcgaagctggacggttgtgatggttttaagacttccTTGAACAGTCTATtctcgtcgagcttcttccaaaacaGCGCAACCTctctattttagggctggcgtttgacgCGCTGGGAAGTATGGTgcggtgttcgaccggctagggcataaatgggcccgccggtggtcatcacaacaattgcctatttttgtcagggtttggctaggcttgttaacttgcgtggccgtgatcatttctgagactcaTATTAACTGTCTAGATTTTCCTTTGTCATAGAGTGATGCatcctgtgtgagtactttcatgcagacttcaatactgacacttcgggagattcatgctactctaccTGAGAGtaaacattaatcgtcatgtcattccaacattgagggttcttttgtggaacatagcgtaggaaaatacaaggcacacaatgaattaaatggataatgctattaataaaattcatagaatattcgggattgttgcaccattctgaatgaattccatacatattgaattgctcaatgagtgaagaagttttttgcactcatcacttcttaaaatGGCTTTATATCCTTGCAGGGCTTCAGCGCATTAaacacagggttttacaattttatccttatttgaaaaaccaccatcaacattaagtcccctgcttagcacgtaacagtgacatttttGCGTGGTAAGCAATGGATGGTGACggttaaatataaaacttatgaggcaaggtagacaaatgttaccaggatagaggtCGGCTAGGTGTTTGAGCAAGATATGCTTAACGAAGTATCAAGGCTTGCAGTGATCATCCTCCTATCATACGTCAATTGCCTCTaggtagatttcaaaattttctaaactccattgcgctcgatTGAGAGAGTCCTTGAATTAAGTTGCTTGGATTCCGGACTGCTGGGTCGCAACGAAAATCTTATTTAAACTCCTGAACATTGACTGGAATGGAATTGCATTCATTATGACCCTTAAACTCATAGGCTCATTATTGCCCTTCTTTATGCGATGGTGAAATGCTTGTATCGGCAAAATATTCCGGAGTCTTTGAGTGAAGTAAATGATTTGAGAGGCGTTCTGCTACCGacatgctgctatcaagtcttcaaggactttgttctaaTCGACATCCTTTGAATTGTCCtatgaatcttggatggttgtatggaatgggatgcgatgagcagtccccagttacacttcatatTCGTTGTCGTGGCTGGATACGTGAAACCATATTCGAtttgtgcttttggagtctttaatgcacatgtacgacttcatgttgagaattttatgcggctcgtaaagcttcaacagtgatgatgctgatattagaaacgaatcggttgagggacgtgaaggcatcatggcagtccccaggtgtaattatcccgagcttattttctcttgaaagacgtactttcattgcatttgctggtaaggttggAGTGTCTTCGGAATCTTAtgagagcgttgaagaggcttcggaCTTGAGTGCTGAAGAAGCTTCGAGAGAGAGCGTTCaaacggcttcttctggagagagcgttgaagagtcttcttctggagagagcgttgaagcagcttcatgagagagagcgttgaagcggcttcttctagaGATAGCatgcgttgaagcgtcttctagagagagagcgttgagcgttgaagcggattttTCTAGAGAGCGTGCGCTGAAGTAGCTTCGGAGACAGAGcgttgagcgttgaagcggcttcttctggagagagtgttgaagctgCTTCAGGAGAGAGAGATTTGAagcgtctctcttgtgttgaagaagtccttgactgagggcgaaggaatttcatgctgagcctcagtccccaagcgtgatttacctccatccgtagtggttgttgctatagtGAAGCTCTGGCCGGTAACGAGCAACAACGCTTCTTGGTagaagctgtgatcagaagagactggcaaggagaggcgtggtagctacttgcacgatGTTGACAGTCTTAAAGATCTTCTAGTTATAAGAGGGAGAATctgatgatggaaccgatagcttccttgatgtttcctcatcgAATGGAAAGGAGGGAAACAGTCCCCTGACCACGAGTATCTACTGAGCTTTCAACTTCATAGATATTGTCACGCTGGatttctgaagaaataatttgggagagagttggagttgaacccaatgttgatgaggGTAGTACGAGTTGCtaatcatgaggccgtctttgcgcctacgttgcgtttcataaacatccaggcatatcgctggtctttaaATAATACATCTGCTCCCTCGAATATGTTTACGTCTTTGGGAATCTTGGAATCATTATGATAACGGGCTTGCATCTctccaaattcagcatctttgagatgggtagtgctaagcagtcTCCAGTGACgctcctttgcctttatcatctttggatcgtgtctttgaggagcaGAGAAGTctcctcatgcgaatgacttaactaataggttctgaaaatataatgaatctcttgacatggagagtctctgtgtacctcttaagtctcagGCGCAACCTCCTATGgtgacgcaactacttcttcctaGGGAGACTAAATTCTGAAAACGTCCCTCATAGATGTTGTTTCCGTCGAGCCAGCTATGGAATACATTGGACGCAGTCGTGCATGTGATACTGGAGTGAAGTGGGCTATTTTGGACGCTCAAGACGTTTTATCTCGGTGGTTTTTATCTTGCTTCTTCAGTGAAACCTcttacagaaggttgaaggttgtattgcctgttggtccgatgtgtcgaagaagctttatcctccattcatgTCATGAGCAGCGTGACTGGGTGCACTGTTTCTAaggaggtggtttcaaactgggagttccaccgaGATGTGTTTATGAATTTTGAATTCAATGATTCCTGGTTCTATGAAGGTTTTTCTAAAATCCAGAAGCTGCAAGATAAAACAAACAAAGTTCCCTCCGTGGACTTCATTCCTCGGAAAGAGGAGGAGATCGAGAGGCTATCCTTGGAATTGAAGCAGAATCAGGCCGTTCTCCGCAAAAATTAAAGGCGCTCtttccaaaaagaatgagttgttgctgaaagacttcccttgaatacttgcacattttcttttatatttcccttttagGTGTCTCGAGTTATGTAAGGAATTCCTTTCACAGTTTGATTTTCTAGtttttgaactagtaggtgattgaatttttgaattggtttatttttgagatgat encodes:
- the LOC113350953 gene encoding uncharacterized protein LOC113350953; amino-acid sequence: MKGDQPCSTPIATSTKLSKGDGALLDNPTEYRSLVGALQYLTWTRPELSFAVNLVCQHMQHPRNTHMDAAKRILRYVKWTLGHGLHFTTGNSFLLGFSDADWAGCVDDRRSTGGYCIFLGSNVISCSPNKQSTIATSNIEA